A part of Rhodoligotrophos appendicifer genomic DNA contains:
- a CDS encoding OsmC family protein translates to MIRKATAVWSGTGKEGAGTISTGSGVLSKTQYGFKSRFESGAGTNPEELIAAAHAGCFTMALAFQLQGAGFTPDELTTEAAVELVKEGDGFKISASKLTLTAKIPGIDEAKFAELAGNAEKGCPVSKVLNAEITLDWTLN, encoded by the coding sequence ATGATCCGTAAAGCAACCGCCGTATGGTCGGGAACAGGCAAGGAGGGCGCGGGCACCATCTCAACGGGCTCGGGCGTCCTATCCAAAACTCAATACGGCTTCAAGTCCCGCTTCGAAAGCGGCGCCGGCACCAATCCCGAAGAGCTGATCGCCGCGGCGCATGCGGGCTGCTTCACCATGGCACTGGCCTTTCAGCTGCAGGGCGCCGGCTTCACGCCGGATGAACTGACCACGGAAGCCGCCGTCGAACTGGTGAAGGAAGGCGACGGGTTCAAGATCTCGGCCTCCAAGCTGACCCTGACGGCAAAGATCCCCGGCATCGACGAGGCCAAGTTCGCCGAGCTCGCCGGCAATGCCGAGAAGGGCTGCCCTGTCTCCAAGGTCCTGAACGCCGAGATCACCCTCGACTGGACGCTGAACTAA
- the serB gene encoding phosphoserine phosphatase SerB, with amino-acid sequence METVVILIAGGREAEGALLRDHDLLPKAAAVAGGRGEPRWLAPGRACEWTIEAGAAELRALEEQVRSALGELPIDVAVLPAEGRRKPLLIADMDSTMIGQECIDELAAVAGVGDQIAAITERAMRGELDFEGALRTRVGMLKGLPRSAIATVISQRLSFTAGGDVLLRTMRQSGAFTALVSGGFTAFTSHVADHLGFDHARANELLLDGDMLSGIVAEPILGRDAKASALRELCERLDISPAEALAVGDGANDIPMLEAAGLGVAFHAKPKTRDAAAARIDFGDLTSLLFLQGYSVHDFR; translated from the coding sequence ATGGAGACCGTTGTCATTCTGATTGCCGGGGGCCGCGAGGCCGAAGGAGCCCTCCTGAGGGATCACGACCTGCTGCCGAAGGCCGCGGCCGTGGCCGGCGGCCGGGGCGAGCCACGCTGGCTGGCGCCGGGACGAGCCTGCGAATGGACGATCGAGGCCGGAGCCGCGGAGCTGCGCGCCCTCGAGGAGCAGGTGAGATCCGCCCTTGGCGAGCTGCCTATCGATGTTGCCGTGCTCCCGGCGGAAGGCCGGCGCAAGCCATTGCTGATCGCGGACATGGATTCCACCATGATCGGGCAGGAATGCATCGACGAACTGGCCGCGGTGGCCGGAGTCGGAGACCAGATCGCCGCCATCACCGAACGCGCCATGCGCGGGGAACTCGATTTCGAAGGCGCGCTGCGGACCAGGGTCGGCATGCTGAAAGGGCTGCCGCGGTCGGCGATCGCCACGGTCATCTCGCAGCGCCTGAGCTTCACCGCCGGCGGCGACGTTCTGTTGCGGACGATGCGCCAGAGCGGCGCCTTCACCGCCCTGGTCTCGGGCGGGTTCACCGCCTTTACCAGCCATGTGGCGGACCATCTGGGCTTCGATCATGCCCGCGCCAATGAGCTGCTGCTCGATGGCGATATGCTCAGCGGCATCGTCGCAGAGCCCATTCTCGGCCGTGATGCGAAGGCCTCGGCCTTGCGCGAGCTGTGCGAGAGACTGGACATCAGTCCGGCCGAGGCCCTTGCCGTTGGCGACGGGGCCAATGATATACCGATGCTGGAGGCGGCCGGTCTCGGGGTCGCCTTCCATGCAAAGCCCAAAACGCGAGACGCGGCGGCGGCACGAATTGATTTCGGCGACCTGACGTCGCTGCTGTTTCTGCAAGGTTATTCCGTCCACGACTTTCGATGA
- a CDS encoding tRNA (adenosine(37)-N6)-dimethylallyltransferase — MRHAPDMPRQAVLIAGPTASGKSALALDLAQRCGGAVINADAMQVYDALRILTSRPSASDEARVPHLLYGHVPAGDPYSVARWLDDVTVALRRCAQSGLLPIIVGGTGLYFRALEQGLADIPPVPATIRTHWRSQLLQRGSAALHDELQRRDPEASAHLHPADSQRLVRALEVWDATGESILAWQRRGRPGLLQQPDPAAHPEGGDAESDPASGEHGDRDSQERGDPARKEPDVRVREERGGQARDTRGDQATREAIPAAWGEGTDRVMQRDGHPRGQQPEAADIKQEDREEERLQLDETGERSSMKQDPALGQTLIHATRIVLRGDRARLRARIDRRLEAMVDEGAVGETRAVMERFPGAGLLVHKAIGVAEFAAYARGELSLDQALVKAQTRSHQYAKRQDTWFRNQMAHWPVLDPDDAEERRRWLSGFGQHLGSS; from the coding sequence ATGCGGCACGCACCAGACATGCCGCGGCAGGCCGTTCTTATTGCAGGCCCGACCGCCAGCGGCAAGTCGGCACTCGCCCTAGATCTGGCGCAACGCTGCGGCGGTGCCGTCATCAATGCGGATGCGATGCAGGTCTATGATGCCCTGCGCATCCTCACATCGCGTCCCTCCGCGTCGGACGAAGCGCGGGTCCCCCATCTCCTCTACGGCCATGTCCCGGCAGGAGATCCCTATTCCGTCGCCCGTTGGCTCGACGACGTGACAGTGGCGCTTCGCCGGTGCGCCCAAAGCGGCCTCCTGCCTATCATCGTCGGCGGCACCGGCCTGTATTTTCGCGCTCTGGAACAGGGCCTGGCGGACATTCCCCCCGTGCCGGCGACGATCCGGACCCACTGGCGCTCACAGCTGCTGCAGCGGGGCAGTGCCGCCTTGCATGACGAATTGCAGCGTCGCGATCCCGAGGCCTCCGCGCATCTGCATCCCGCCGACAGTCAGCGGCTGGTGCGCGCCTTGGAGGTGTGGGACGCGACGGGTGAGAGCATTCTCGCCTGGCAGCGTCGTGGCCGCCCGGGACTGCTGCAGCAGCCAGACCCTGCGGCTCACCCGGAGGGGGGAGATGCTGAGAGCGATCCTGCCAGCGGGGAGCATGGCGACCGGGACAGCCAGGAGCGAGGTGACCCGGCTCGTAAGGAGCCCGACGTACGGGTCCGTGAGGAGCGAGGCGGCCAAGCCAGGGATACGCGAGGCGACCAAGCCACCCGGGAGGCGATCCCTGCGGCCTGGGGGGAGGGGACCGATCGGGTGATGCAGCGAGACGGGCATCCCCGAGGGCAGCAGCCCGAAGCCGCCGACATCAAGCAAGAGGACCGGGAGGAAGAGAGGCTGCAGTTGGACGAGACCGGAGAGCGATCAAGCATGAAGCAGGACCCGGCGCTCGGCCAGACCCTTATTCATGCGACCCGCATCGTGTTGCGGGGCGATCGAGCGCGCTTGCGGGCGCGGATCGACCGACGCCTCGAAGCGATGGTTGATGAGGGAGCTGTCGGCGAAACGCGCGCCGTGATGGAACGCTTTCCCGGGGCGGGGCTCTTGGTGCACAAGGCGATAGGCGTCGCCGAATTCGCCGCCTATGCGAGGGGCGAATTGAGTCTGGATCAGGCGCTGGTGAAAGCGCAGACGCGCTCTCACCAATACGCAAAGCGACAAGACACATGGTTCCGGAATCAGATGGCTCATTGGCCCGTGCTGGATCCCGATGATGCGGAGGAGCGCCGGCGGTGGCTGAGCGGCTTCGGTCAACACCTTGGCTCCTCATGA
- a CDS encoding HigA family addiction module antitoxin, with amino-acid sequence MKSQKDSPPPHPGAILREKVLPGIGLTKSAVARRLQISRTLLYGLLGERYSVTPEMALKLSRLCRNRPEFWLNLQRDYDLWHAARSLEIKAREQHVDAGAAA; translated from the coding sequence ATGAAGTCGCAAAAAGATAGTCCCCCTCCCCATCCCGGCGCGATTCTCCGGGAAAAAGTCTTGCCCGGCATCGGTCTGACGAAGAGTGCCGTCGCTCGGCGCCTGCAAATCTCCCGGACCCTGCTCTACGGCCTTCTCGGAGAGCGCTACTCGGTCACGCCCGAGATGGCGCTGAAACTCTCAAGGTTATGCCGCAATCGCCCGGAGTTCTGGCTCAATCTGCAGCGGGACTACGACCTGTGGCATGCCGCCCGGTCCTTGGAGATCAAGGCTCGCGAGCAGCATGTGGATGCCGGGGCGGCGGCCTGA